In the genome of Monodelphis domestica isolate mMonDom1 chromosome 2, mMonDom1.pri, whole genome shotgun sequence, one region contains:
- the LOC100618085 gene encoding small integral membrane protein 1-like: MEPQESTVQYNQWNNSQDEVSMSVSTLESSGCERVYNKLCTGKLGIAMKVVGGIVLFWVLFIIGYVTWYYIHKCK; encoded by the coding sequence ATGGAACCCCAGGAGAGCACCGTCCAGTACAACCAATGGAACAACAGCCAGGATGAGGTCAGCATGAGTGTGTCAACCCTGGAGAGCTCGGGCTGTGAGCGGGTCTACAATAAACTATGCACCGGGAAGCTGGGCATCGCTATGAAGGTGGTAGGTGGAATCGTTCTGTTCTGGGTCCTCTTCATTATCGGCTATGTCACCTGGTACTACATCCACAAGTGCAAGTAG